In Balaenoptera acutorostrata chromosome 19, mBalAcu1.1, whole genome shotgun sequence, the following proteins share a genomic window:
- the LOC103000930 gene encoding leukocyte immunoglobulin-like receptor subfamily A member 6, producing MTPSLTALLCLGLRVGLRTHVQAGTLPKPTIWAEPGSVIPWGSPVTICCQGTLGAREFRLDKEGSSAPRDRQPPLEPRDKGKFSIPHMTQPDAGRYHCYYLSPTGWSERSDPLELVVTVAHSKPTFSALPSPVVTSGGNVTLQCSSWQGWDGFILTKEGEPKSSWTLDAQRSPYRQTQALHPVGPVTPSHRWTFRCHGFNRDTPHVWSAPSDPVELLVPGVSGKPSLLTPQGPVMASGQSLTLQCRSDVGYDRFALSQEGGQALPQRPGRQPQAGLSQADFPLGPVTSTHGGRYRCYGGHNLSSEWSAPSDPLDVLVAGWFPDTPSLSVQPGPVVASGENVTLLCQSGSTKETFLLSKEGAARPPLRLRSKYRGPHFQAEFSMSPVTSAHSGTYRCYSSLSSNPYLLSHASAPLELVVSGAPGLKWHLNVLIGVSVAFVLLLLVLLFLLIRHRGQSRHRKSGATDPQPKDRGLQSSSCPAAAAQDQALYAAVKDTQPEDGVQLDQPLNRQDADPQEGTYAQVNHSRSRLRQGVATSPSSLSGRLLDTKDRQAEEDGQRDSQVGPILSRPPGFPHPNHTPSLSPTAGRGI from the exons ATGACCCCCAGCCTCACGGCCCTGCTCTGCCTCG GGCTGCGTGTGGGCCTGAGGACCCACGTGCAGGCAG GgaccctccccaaacccacaaTCTGGGCTGAGCCAGGCTCTGTGATCCCCTGGGGGAGCCCCGTGACCATCTGCTGTCAGGGGACCCTGGGGGCCCGGGAGTTCCGTTTGGATAAAGAGGGAAGCTCAGCTCCCCGGGACAGACAGCCCCCACTGGAGCCCAGGGACAAGGGCAAGTTCTCCATCCCACACATGACACAGCCCGACGCAGGGAGATACCACTGTTATTATCTCAGCCCCACTGGCTGGTCAGAGCGCAGTGACCCCCTGGAGCTGGTGGTGACAG tGGCCCACAGCAAACCCACCTTCTCAGCCCTGCCAAGCCCTGTGGTGACCTCGGGAGGGAACGTGACCCTCCAGTGTAGCTCATGGCAGGGATGGGACGGGTTCATTCTGACTAAGGAAGGAGAACCCAAGTCCTCCTGGACCCTGGATGCACAGCGAAGCCCCTACAGGCAGACCCAGGCCCTGCACCCCGTGGGTCCCGTGACCCCCAGCCACAGGTGGACATTCAGATGCCACGGCTTTAACAGGGACACCCCCCACGTGTGGTCGGCCCCCAGTGACCCCGTGGAGCTCCTGGTCCCAG GTGTgtctgggaagccctccctccTGACCCCGCAGGGCCCTGTCATGGCCTCTGGACAGAGCCTGACCCTCCAGTGTCGCTCTGACGTCGGCTACGACAGATTCGCTCTGTCCCAGGAGGGGGGACAGGCCCTCCCCCAGCGCCCTGGCCGGCAGCCCCAGGCTGGGCTCTCGCAGGCCGACTTCCCCCTGGGCCCGGTGACCAGCACCCACGGGGGCCGGTACAGATGCTACGGTGGGCACAACCTCTCCTCCGAGTGGTCGGCCCCCAGTGACCCCCTGGACGTCCTGGTGGCAG GATGGTTCCCTGACACGCCCTCCCTCTCGGTGCAGCCGGGCCCCGTGGTGGCCTCAGGAGAGAACGTGACCCTGCTGTGTCAGTCAGGGAGCACAAAGGAAACTTTCCTTCTGTCCAAGGAGGGGGCGGCCCGTCCCCCACTGCGTCTTAGATCAAAGTACCGAGGTCCGCATTTCCAGGCCGAATTCTCCATGAGTCCTGTGACCTCAGCCCACAGTGGGACCTACAGGTGCTACAGCTCACTCAGCAGTAACCCCTACCTGCTGTCACACGCCAGTGCCCCCCTGGAGCTCGTGGTCTCAG GTGCCCCAGGTCTGAAATGGCACCTGAACGTTCTGATCGGGGTCTCGGTGGCCTTCGTCCTGCTGCTCCtcgtcctcctcttcctcctcatccgACACCGGGGTCAGAGCAGACACAGGAAGTCGG GGGCTACAGACCCACAGCCCAAGGACAGAGGCCTGCAGAGCAG ctcctgcCCAGCCGCCGCCGCCCAGGACCAGGCCCTCT ATGCTGCCGTGAAGGACACACAGCCTGAGGACGGGGTGCAGCTGGACCAGCCG CTGAACAGGCAGGATGCAGACCCCCAGGAGGGGACGTACGCCCAGGTGAACCACTCAAGATCAAGACTAAGGCAGGGGGTGgccacctctccttcctccctgtcgGGGAGATTGCTGGACACGAAGGACAGACAAGCGGAAGAGGACGGGCAGAGGGACAGTCAGGTGGGTCCcatcctgtcccggcccccaggcttcccccaccccaaccacacaccctccctctcccccaccgcAGGCCGCGGCATCTGA